CTAATTCTTTCAAGTGCTCTAGAATTAGATCCTCCCAGTCAAGACGATAACTGATTCTGGCTAAATCTCGTTGCGAATTTGGGGTATAGACATTAACCAAGAAAAAATCTTCAAACTCTAAGGTGAGAATTCGACCTTCCCCTTCCTCTTCATCCGTTCCAACTCCATATCTTACAGACAGTGGTTCGTTCTTTGAAAACACTGCAGTACCGGAATAGCCTTTCTTAACCGCGTAGTTCCAGTATTGGTAATATCCATCTAGGTCTAGATTGATTTGCCCCTCCTGTAATTTTGTTTCCTGTACACAGAAGATATCTGCATCCACTTCTTGAAAATAATCCAAAAAACCTTTTTTAACGCATGCTCTAAGACCATTTACATTCCAAGACACTAGTTTCATTTTAACCATTCCCTCTCCCTTGCTGGCTTGTATTTCTCTATATTAAAAACGAGAAAAATTATTCAAATAACTAGGAGACATTTTATCAGTTTGGGACCGAGAGGGAAAGTAATCCGTTTGAATAAATAAAGACAGCACTCAGCTGCCTTTTTCATGGAACAATGTGTTTTTTAATTAATCTTCCTGCAAATAGTTCAGAAACGGGAACTATTTTAATATTTCTTTTTTTAATTTCATCCATTGATTCAAATATTCCTATCGAACAAACTTTTCCGGTGGCCCCTACATGGCCAATGGCAATTCCTTGTCCTTTGATTTCTGTGACTTTTGCAAGTCTGACCATTTGTTTTCTAACATAGGCAGAAGAAGAAATATCATCTAGAAATACGTCTCTTTTTAGCAGGGGCACTCCTAGCTCATTAGCAATTTTAGGGAATTTTGTTCCCGGGCTTGTTCCACTGTCGATGATAAATAAATTTCTTTCTTTAGCAACCTCAACGATTACGCGTACAATTTCTTCATCTTCAACAGCCAGTGACCCCATATGATTATTAAGCCCAACCGCGTACGGTACACTTTTTATTGCTTCCTCTACCCTCTTCCTAACTTCTTCAGGAGAGAGATCAACCGTTATCGGCTTTGGACCAAGCCAGGATCTTTTGCCTCTTTTCGGCTCCATAGGTAAATGGATCATGACTTCAAAACCGTTTTTGTGAGCCCATTCCGCATGTACTTTGGAGTTTTCCGTAAATGGCATAACAGCTGCAGTGATCGGAATATCTCCTTCTAAGAAATCCTGGACCCCGCCGGTGCCTCCGCCAAAATCAT
The DNA window shown above is from Neobacillus sp. WH10 and carries:
- a CDS encoding exodeoxyribonuclease III; the encoded protein is MKLVSWNVNGLRACVKKGFLDYFQEVDADIFCVQETKLQEGQINLDLDGYYQYWNYAVKKGYSGTAVFSKNEPLSVRYGVGTDEEEGEGRILTLEFEDFFLVNVYTPNSQRDLARISYRLDWEDLILEHLKELDEIKPVILCGDLNVAHHEIDLRNPKSNVGNSGFTDEERGKMTSLLSAGFVDSYRHFYPNQEGAYTWWSYMSKVRERNIGWRIDYFIVSEKLCERLKKADIHCDVMGSDHCPIVLELH
- a CDS encoding divergent polysaccharide deacetylase family protein; its protein translation is MKKFMLMIIPFLLFPLHTNASEEKKETKELKAAIIIDDFGGGTGGVQDFLEGDIPITAAVMPFTENSKVHAEWAHKNGFEVMIHLPMEPKRGKRSWLGPKPITVDLSPEEVRKRVEEAIKSVPYAVGLNNHMGSLAVEDEEIVRVIVEVAKERNLFIIDSGTSPGTKFPKIANELGVPLLKRDVFLDDISSSAYVRKQMVRLAKVTEIKGQGIAIGHVGATGKVCSIGIFESMDEIKKRNIKIVPVSELFAGRLIKKHIVP